From a single Nostoc edaphicum CCNP1411 genomic region:
- a CDS encoding class I SAM-dependent methyltransferase translates to MRFNCDSQSAASWQIRAESAVEMFIANDISLTNNINPIRIADFGCGNERLKSVLIGKLGNQFDYYGYDLEPQLESTYKINLESEIPSLNFDIVFCLGLLEYISDIDNFLAKIPQISNFYLMSYVIRDSGAYSPADILQKGWLHHYSCQELERKFKNNDLIKIKFNLTNKDKTGLWLLQSHSFTKTYNIQ, encoded by the coding sequence ATGAGATTTAACTGTGATAGTCAAAGTGCTGCAAGCTGGCAAATACGTGCAGAAAGTGCAGTAGAAATGTTTATTGCCAATGATATTTCCTTAACTAATAATATTAATCCAATTAGAATTGCTGATTTTGGTTGTGGGAATGAGAGGTTAAAATCTGTACTTATTGGCAAGCTCGGTAATCAGTTTGATTACTATGGATATGACTTGGAACCACAATTAGAAAGCACATACAAAATAAATCTGGAATCGGAAATACCGTCTTTAAATTTTGATATTGTATTTTGTTTAGGTTTACTAGAATATATTAGCGATATTGATAATTTCTTAGCCAAGATTCCTCAAATATCTAATTTTTATTTAATGAGCTACGTTATTCGTGACTCAGGAGCCTATTCTCCGGCTGATATATTACAGAAAGGATGGTTACATCATTATTCTTGCCAAGAGCTAGAAAGAAAATTTAAAAATAATGATTTAATTAAAATAAAGTTTAACTTAACGAATAAAGATAAAACAGGATTATGGTTACTTCAAAGTCACTCTTTTACTAAAACATATAATATTCAATAG
- a CDS encoding TylF/MycF/NovP-related O-methyltransferase, with amino-acid sequence METHLSKSEQIQLFKKEFSQEHELINRIREKNLTYCGYPKLENICRAIKYIQKKQVHGLYLEAGCALGGSAILIAHMKPNSVPLHIFDVFGMIPPPSEWDGIDAHNRYAEISSGKSQGLGGNEYYGYIHNLKDIVINNIESFGFNLESDNIQLIRGLFQETLNVKDVVAFAHIDCDWYDSVKICIDRITPRMSLNSVIVFDDYSSYSGCKKAVDELIDLGNFEILFCQRSIVLTKVR; translated from the coding sequence ATGGAAACACATCTTTCTAAGTCTGAGCAAATACAGTTATTTAAAAAAGAATTTTCCCAAGAACATGAACTTATTAATAGGATACGAGAAAAGAATTTAACTTACTGCGGCTACCCAAAACTTGAAAATATTTGCCGAGCTATCAAATATATCCAAAAAAAACAAGTTCATGGTCTCTATTTGGAAGCTGGATGTGCCTTAGGTGGTTCTGCAATTTTGATAGCTCACATGAAGCCCAATTCCGTACCTTTACACATCTTTGACGTATTTGGTATGATTCCACCACCTTCTGAATGGGATGGTATTGATGCTCACAACAGATATGCAGAGATTAGCAGTGGGAAATCGCAAGGCTTGGGAGGAAATGAATACTATGGCTATATTCACAATTTAAAGGATATTGTCATTAACAATATAGAAAGTTTTGGCTTCAATTTGGAATCAGATAATATTCAGTTAATACGAGGGCTTTTTCAGGAAACTTTAAATGTTAAAGATGTAGTAGCATTTGCACATATTGATTGTGACTGGTATGACTCTGTAAAAATTTGTATTGACAGAATTACTCCCAGGATGAGTCTTAATTCCGTAATTGTATTTGATGATTATAGCTCCTATTCTGGGTGTAAAAAAGCAGTAGATGAATTAATCGATCTGGGAAATTTTGAGATTTTGTTTTGTCAAAGATCTATAGTTTTAACTAAGGTACGCTAG
- a CDS encoding ABC transporter ATP-binding protein, with product MTMQINDSEILSSPSEDDDVIISVNNVSKKFCRNLKQSYLYGLKDIGAELVGKPRYSSKLRKGEFWALDNVSIEVKRGESIGLIGVNGSGKTTLLKIISGLIKPDNGYVKVKGRLAALIALGAGFNPVLSGRENVYINMSIFGLTRKEIDLRFQEVLDFAEIWDAIDAPVRTYSSGMKARLGFASAIYTNPDILLIDEVLAVGDFKFRTKCYRKLSELRKSGVSFVLVSHSAGAITSNCDSAAYLAKGKLVMNGNANLVVQKYEEDLCINQISNAKVLTPGEVLFSSNSVSSTLKIKALSFQNSKGKVLDTLVSGKPAYLNIIFEAYEEIEDASINLIIRDFADKERCNLFIQSADDIGFVNISTGEHSFKLMMPYCCLLTGLYSMKINITANGSYYTILDIIESFKFKVKANQSISQSSFYQPRKWEIDHQ from the coding sequence ATGACTATGCAAATAAATGATAGTGAAATACTATCATCGCCAAGTGAAGACGATGATGTGATTATTTCTGTCAACAATGTCTCGAAAAAGTTTTGCCGGAATCTTAAGCAATCTTACCTCTATGGTCTCAAAGATATTGGCGCAGAATTAGTTGGCAAGCCGAGATACAGCAGTAAATTAAGAAAGGGGGAGTTTTGGGCGCTTGATAACGTCAGTATAGAAGTTAAACGTGGTGAATCTATAGGTTTAATTGGAGTTAATGGGAGTGGGAAAACAACTTTACTAAAAATCATCAGTGGGTTGATTAAGCCAGATAACGGCTATGTAAAAGTTAAAGGTAGATTAGCAGCCTTGATTGCCTTAGGTGCAGGATTTAATCCCGTACTTAGTGGTAGAGAAAATGTCTATATTAATATGTCTATTTTTGGATTAACTCGCAAAGAAATAGACCTCCGTTTTCAAGAAGTGCTTGATTTTGCTGAGATATGGGATGCGATTGATGCACCTGTAAGAACCTACAGTTCTGGGATGAAAGCTAGACTGGGATTTGCTAGTGCTATTTATACAAATCCCGATATTCTGTTAATTGATGAAGTGCTAGCAGTTGGTGATTTTAAATTCAGAACAAAATGCTATCGCAAACTATCAGAACTTCGGAAAAGTGGCGTATCATTTGTTTTGGTTTCTCATAGTGCAGGTGCAATTACATCAAATTGTGATTCTGCTGCTTATCTAGCAAAAGGTAAGCTAGTTATGAACGGTAACGCAAATTTAGTAGTACAAAAGTATGAAGAAGATTTATGTATTAACCAAATTAGTAATGCCAAAGTCTTAACACCAGGCGAAGTACTTTTTTCTAGTAATTCTGTAAGTTCTACACTCAAGATTAAAGCACTTTCTTTTCAAAATTCCAAAGGTAAAGTTTTAGATACACTTGTATCTGGTAAACCTGCATACCTCAACATCATATTTGAAGCATATGAAGAAATTGAAGATGCTAGCATCAATCTAATAATTAGAGATTTCGCTGATAAAGAGAGGTGTAATCTTTTTATCCAGAGTGCTGATGATATTGGATTTGTTAATATATCAACTGGTGAACACTCATTCAAGCTAATGATGCCATACTGTTGTTTATTAACTGGATTATATTCCATGAAGATTAATATCACGGCAAATGGAAGCTACTATACCATTTTAGACATAATTGAATCATTTAAATTTAAAGTCAAAGCTAATCAATCTATTAGTCAATCATCATTTTATCAACCGCGTAAATGGGAAATAGATCATCAATAA
- a CDS encoding ABC transporter permease, whose protein sequence is MVGKVRKESRPEVIYTPESRVLHPIQLFREMFQDLFASRELAWRLLSRDIRAQYRRSFMGITWAIIPPALTAAGLTFANNTGLVRVEETDIPYPAYVMLGTILWQTFLDALNSPQIAINTSRPLLAQVKFPHEAIILTQLGQVLFNLSIKIVLLIVLFVLFKVSVSWTIIFAPFAFIILILLGVSIGLWLVPVMNLVQDVSRSMEVITLAWFFLTPIAYPVPTSGTLSVLVKLNPVTPLLVTAQELITTGELSQLTLFLIMSGITLVGLVLGWLVYRLSIPFLIERIS, encoded by the coding sequence GTGGTAGGAAAGGTGAGGAAAGAAAGTAGACCAGAAGTCATATATACCCCTGAAAGCAGAGTACTGCATCCGATTCAGTTATTCAGGGAAATGTTTCAAGATTTGTTTGCTTCCCGTGAATTGGCTTGGCGATTACTAAGTAGGGATATTAGAGCTCAATACAGGCGGTCTTTCATGGGAATTACTTGGGCTATTATACCTCCCGCTCTCACAGCAGCAGGATTAACTTTTGCTAATAATACAGGACTAGTTCGTGTAGAAGAAACTGATATACCTTATCCCGCCTACGTCATGCTAGGTACTATTTTATGGCAAACATTTTTAGATGCTCTTAATAGTCCTCAAATAGCCATAAATACCTCCCGTCCGCTGCTTGCTCAAGTTAAATTTCCTCACGAGGCAATTATTCTGACTCAATTAGGCCAAGTACTATTTAACTTGTCAATCAAAATAGTTTTGCTCATAGTTTTATTTGTATTATTCAAAGTTTCGGTGAGTTGGACAATAATTTTTGCACCATTTGCATTTATTATTTTAATTCTATTAGGAGTATCTATAGGGCTGTGGCTGGTTCCTGTAATGAATTTAGTCCAAGACGTATCACGATCTATGGAAGTAATCACCTTAGCTTGGTTTTTTCTGACTCCAATTGCTTATCCTGTCCCTACTAGCGGTACACTCTCGGTTTTAGTGAAGTTAAATCCTGTCACACCCTTACTAGTAACAGCACAGGAGTTGATTACCACAGGAGAATTATCGCAATTAACCTTGTTTTTAATTATGAGCGGTATCACTTTAGTGGGATTAGTTCTAGGGTGGTTAGTGTACCGTCTTTCTATACCTTTTCTAATTGAAAGGATAAGTTAA
- a CDS encoding glycosyltransferase family 2 protein translates to MSINFCFADSTSSIPTPTSGTTYVIEKIPGQLSTKSLYSTVKKFSLDIENKMLPEALVWDDLLFCTASRGRLIPFRVEWPEKDSLLYPHVNHAGRCAIRGDILHKFLEEGYLSKRDDTSGALAVLSKSPTAKIIQLDQVLRFVGLQSTSIYKPLSYPTPSKKAQSITIIINYRDRPELMEVCLKSIAGQAVTANIEIVLVDNQSQPANRQAVEEQVKRFLPQEILVCHLNYDAPFNHSAQTNMAAEASVGEVLFMLNNDARFIDKNALQTLADWAMTPGVASVGLRTIGKKGRLVSSGVQTCLPIGTRPVRIQESTVNPLSQTIHYAAGNGFACAAISREIWCELGGLNAIEFPTQYNDADYCLRALDAGFRHIYVGSLHVYHEPGQSETRTRAAVEEIHDKLRSFHPNLGRFHRISPNLTKVTSDVLAMSLNVPALLKICLAYRRLYKKLGLT, encoded by the coding sequence ATGTCTATAAATTTCTGTTTTGCCGACAGCACAAGCTCTATCCCTACCCCTACATCTGGGACAACTTATGTAATTGAGAAAATTCCTGGTCAATTATCTACTAAAAGTCTCTACTCTACTGTCAAAAAATTTTCTCTAGATATAGAAAATAAGATGTTACCAGAAGCGCTAGTCTGGGATGATTTGCTATTTTGCACGGCTAGTAGAGGAAGATTAATCCCTTTTCGTGTGGAGTGGCCAGAGAAAGATTCTCTTTTATACCCGCATGTCAATCATGCAGGTCGCTGTGCAATTCGTGGCGATATTTTACACAAGTTTCTAGAAGAAGGATACTTATCCAAAAGAGATGATACTTCAGGTGCTTTGGCTGTTCTCAGCAAAAGTCCCACAGCCAAAATAATCCAACTCGATCAGGTTCTGCGCTTCGTAGGCTTACAAAGCACTTCTATCTACAAGCCTTTAAGCTACCCCACGCCGAGCAAAAAAGCTCAGAGCATCACTATTATTATTAACTATCGCGATCGCCCAGAGCTAATGGAAGTATGTCTGAAATCCATTGCTGGGCAAGCGGTGACTGCCAATATAGAAATTGTACTTGTCGATAATCAGTCCCAGCCTGCTAATAGACAAGCTGTGGAGGAACAAGTCAAGCGTTTTCTACCTCAAGAAATTCTAGTCTGCCACTTGAATTATGACGCTCCTTTTAACCATAGCGCTCAAACTAACATGGCCGCAGAAGCATCAGTTGGTGAAGTTCTCTTCATGCTCAATAATGATGCCCGCTTTATAGATAAAAATGCTTTACAAACCCTTGCCGATTGGGCCATGACACCAGGAGTTGCTAGCGTTGGTCTTCGTACCATAGGGAAAAAAGGACGACTAGTGTCTTCAGGAGTACAAACTTGTTTGCCTATAGGCACTCGTCCAGTACGCATCCAAGAATCCACAGTTAATCCTCTGTCTCAAACAATTCATTATGCAGCTGGTAACGGTTTTGCTTGTGCTGCCATTTCCCGAGAAATTTGGTGTGAACTGGGTGGACTTAATGCTATAGAATTTCCTACACAGTATAATGATGCAGATTATTGTCTACGGGCTTTAGACGCTGGATTTCGCCATATTTATGTCGGATCTCTTCACGTGTACCATGAACCAGGACAATCTGAAACCAGAACCCGTGCGGCCGTTGAGGAAATTCATGATAAATTGCGCTCTTTCCATCCTAACTTGGGGCGTTTCCATAGAATCAGCCCTAATCTAACGAAGGTCACATCAGATGTACTTGCTATGTCTTTAAATGTCCCAGCTTTATTAAAGATTTGTTTAGCTTATCGCCGACTGTATAAGAAACTGGGATTGACTTAA
- a CDS encoding glycosyltransferase: MLSSQRNMLIWKASSLNINLASLRYRCLIPLHYLELYGYQSCIYSNCNAIRFDDNKSDVIIFVKSFAREDLELAKKAHRLGIPVILDICDNIFIEEYTNRRDNIPAEIFKEMAKVSSAIVTTGIVLKNVIRKEVGESIPIFIIPDANETLKDVKQAMTFIKWRRWLKIVIYRPSSFWLSLKIVFEVKILSLIKKRYASIVFLYNENISKSRVSLNRLVNLGQVKASETKITEANNNLTQETHTVTAVLPVTLIVKNKDIKQQYIEKFNQVSKHDKSSKSLSVKDNVKRIIWFGHHGARYGNFGMLNILDIVEHLIKISNEINFTLLVVSNNYEKYSKHILPLPFSTEYIDWDPVNIYQHISQSDVTIVPNSKTPFSISKSANRTVLSLSLGVPVVATKTPALKNFQNCIMCDEWEYGLRSYLNDRHLVNKHIEIAQSIIKQNYSGEAIATQWVNALNQVNRKVV, encoded by the coding sequence GTGTTATCCAGCCAAAGAAACATGTTAATTTGGAAAGCCAGTTCTCTAAATATAAACTTAGCTAGTCTGCGCTATCGATGCTTGATACCATTACATTATCTTGAATTGTATGGTTATCAGTCTTGTATTTACTCTAACTGTAATGCAATAAGATTCGATGATAATAAATCGGATGTTATCATATTTGTTAAAAGTTTTGCGCGGGAAGATTTAGAGCTTGCAAAAAAAGCGCATAGATTGGGTATACCAGTAATACTAGATATTTGTGACAACATATTTATCGAAGAATATACTAATCGGAGAGATAATATTCCAGCAGAAATATTTAAGGAAATGGCCAAAGTTTCTTCAGCAATAGTAACAACGGGGATAGTATTAAAAAATGTCATCAGAAAAGAAGTAGGAGAATCTATCCCCATTTTCATAATTCCCGATGCGAATGAAACATTGAAAGATGTTAAGCAAGCTATGACTTTTATTAAATGGAGACGTTGGTTGAAAATAGTTATTTATAGACCAAGTTCATTTTGGCTCTCTCTGAAAATTGTTTTTGAAGTCAAAATTCTTAGCTTAATTAAAAAAAGATACGCATCAATAGTTTTCTTATATAACGAAAATATATCTAAAAGCAGAGTTAGCTTAAACAGACTAGTTAATTTAGGGCAAGTGAAGGCAAGTGAAACAAAAATTACTGAAGCAAACAATAATTTAACTCAAGAAACACACACAGTAACGGCTGTGTTGCCAGTGACATTGATTGTTAAAAATAAAGACATCAAACAACAATATATTGAAAAATTCAATCAGGTGTCAAAGCATGATAAATCAAGTAAAAGTTTGTCAGTAAAGGATAATGTAAAAAGAATAATTTGGTTTGGTCATCATGGAGCGAGGTATGGCAACTTTGGTATGCTAAATATTTTGGATATAGTTGAGCATCTAATCAAAATAAGTAATGAAATAAATTTTACATTGTTGGTTGTTAGTAATAATTATGAAAAATATTCCAAACATATACTGCCATTACCATTTTCCACAGAGTATATAGACTGGGATCCCGTAAATATTTATCAACATATATCTCAAAGTGATGTGACAATAGTTCCCAACTCTAAAACCCCATTTAGTATTAGCAAATCTGCCAACCGTACAGTTCTTTCTTTATCTTTGGGAGTACCTGTTGTAGCTACAAAGACACCAGCACTCAAAAATTTTCAAAATTGTATAATGTGTGATGAATGGGAATATGGGCTAAGGTCATACCTGAACGATCGCCATCTTGTCAATAAGCACATAGAAATAGCGCAATCAATTATTAAGCAGAATTACAGTGGTGAGGCGATCGCCACTCAGTGGGTAAATGCGCTGAATCAAGTCAACAGGAAAGTGGTGTGA
- a CDS encoding DUF2862 domain-containing protein encodes MEIGQKVKVYRLRDRVSPPIVKKLGQVGIIQGYKVTDGGGIGVVVLFDDNYSTWFFEDEIKPV; translated from the coding sequence ATGGAAATCGGACAAAAGGTTAAAGTCTATCGTTTGCGCGATCGCGTTTCTCCCCCAATTGTAAAAAAACTCGGACAAGTGGGTATTATCCAAGGCTACAAAGTCACCGATGGTGGTGGGATCGGTGTAGTGGTGCTGTTTGACGACAATTATTCCACTTGGTTTTTTGAAGATGAAATTAAACCTGTGTAG